The following proteins are co-located in the Nocardia bhagyanarayanae genome:
- a CDS encoding aminoglycoside adenylyltransferase family protein, with protein sequence MTQEAAVADLLRATLGPRLLGAYRHGSAALGGLRPHSDIDVLVVTDGHLETEQRRALVDGLLAVSGDPRVSGAPRPVELSTVAQTDVRPWQYPPTLDFQYGEWLRDDYVRGVLPVAAPDADLAVLITMTLQADSPLLGPPPAELLDPVPAEHLRGALLDDIPDLLTELDSDTRNVLLRLARTWMTLETGEIRAKSEAASWAIDRLPDELRPALAHARAVYLGDAADTWADRLPQAHDTAAALAGEILQYSA encoded by the coding sequence GTGACTCAGGAAGCCGCCGTCGCCGATCTGCTCCGCGCCACGCTCGGGCCCCGGTTGCTCGGCGCCTACCGCCACGGTTCGGCGGCGCTGGGCGGATTGCGGCCGCACAGCGATATCGATGTTCTGGTGGTCACCGATGGTCATCTGGAGACCGAGCAGCGACGCGCGTTGGTCGATGGATTGCTTGCCGTTTCGGGCGATCCGCGTGTCTCCGGTGCGCCGCGGCCCGTCGAACTCAGCACTGTCGCGCAGACCGACGTCCGGCCGTGGCAGTATCCGCCGACCCTGGATTTCCAGTACGGCGAATGGCTGCGCGACGACTACGTGCGCGGCGTGCTGCCCGTCGCCGCGCCGGACGCCGACCTCGCCGTCTTGATCACCATGACCCTTCAGGCCGACTCCCCGTTGCTCGGCCCGCCGCCCGCCGAACTCCTCGACCCCGTCCCGGCGGAGCATCTGCGCGGCGCGCTGCTCGACGACATCCCCGACTTGCTCACCGAACTCGACAGCGATACCCGCAACGTCCTGCTCCGCCTGGCCCGCACCTGGATGACGTTGGAAACCGGCGAGATTCGCGCCAAATCCGAGGCCGCGAGCTGGGCCATCGACCGCCTCCCCGACGAACTCCGCCCCGCACTCGCCCACGCCCGCGCCGTCTACCTGGGCGACGCCGCCGACACATGGGCCGACCGCCTGCCGCAGGCGCACGACACCGCCGCCGCCCTCGCCGGCGAGATACTCCAGTACAGCGCGTGA
- the rsgA gene encoding ribosome small subunit-dependent GTPase A gives MSRPRRSAAGYDESDVRVRPGRSSRPRTKTRPQHNDAESGMVVSVDRGRWGCVLDGDPERRIVAMRARELGRTPIVVGDQVDVVGDLSGKPDTLARIVRVGDRRTVLRRTADDTDPFERIVVGNAEKLFIVVALADPPPRTGFVERCMVAAYVGGLHPVLCLTKHDLAADSEFAAAFDDLDLTIVYGGIDDPLEPILDLLTDHLTAFIGHSGVGKSTLVNRLVPDADRAVGEVSGVGKGKHTSTQSIALSLPGGGWVIDTPGVRSFGLAHITPDDVILAFSDLAEAIEDCPRGCTHLGPPADPECALDALPDKERRVAAIRRLLVALNSNESW, from the coding sequence CTGAGCCGGCCACGTCGCTCCGCCGCGGGCTACGACGAATCCGATGTGCGGGTTCGTCCGGGCCGAAGTTCGCGCCCGCGCACCAAGACTCGTCCGCAGCACAACGACGCCGAGTCCGGGATGGTGGTCTCCGTCGACCGCGGCCGCTGGGGCTGCGTGCTGGACGGCGACCCCGAACGGCGGATCGTGGCGATGCGGGCGCGGGAACTCGGCCGCACGCCGATCGTGGTCGGCGATCAGGTGGACGTCGTCGGCGATCTGTCCGGCAAGCCCGACACCCTGGCCCGGATCGTGCGCGTCGGCGATCGCCGAACGGTGTTGCGCCGCACCGCCGACGACACCGACCCCTTCGAGCGGATCGTGGTCGGCAACGCCGAGAAGCTGTTCATCGTGGTGGCGCTGGCCGACCCGCCGCCGCGCACCGGTTTCGTGGAGCGCTGCATGGTCGCCGCGTATGTCGGTGGGCTGCACCCGGTTCTGTGCCTGACCAAGCACGATCTGGCCGCCGACTCCGAATTCGCCGCGGCTTTCGACGATCTCGATCTCACCATCGTCTACGGCGGCATCGACGATCCGCTCGAGCCGATCCTCGACCTGCTGACCGACCACCTCACCGCGTTCATCGGCCACTCCGGCGTCGGCAAGTCCACCCTGGTGAATCGTCTTGTGCCGGATGCCGATCGGGCGGTCGGCGAGGTCTCCGGCGTCGGCAAGGGCAAGCACACCTCCACCCAGTCCATCGCGCTGTCGCTGCCCGGCGGCGGCTGGGTGATCGACACGCCGGGCGTGCGGTCCTTCGGACTCGCGCACATCACGCCGGACGACGTCATCCTGGCGTTCAGCGATCTGGCCGAGGCGATCGAGGACTGCCCGCGCGGGTGCACCCACCTCGGACCGCCCGCGGATCCCGAGTGCGCGCTGGACGCGCTGCCGGACAAGGAGCGGCGGGTGGCCGCCATCCGCCGGTTGCTCGTCGCATTGAACTCCAACGAGTCCTGGTAG
- the aroA gene encoding 3-phosphoshikimate 1-carboxyvinyltransferase codes for MGQDGLVTFWPAPHVDVPVHATVTLPGSKSITNRALILAALADGPSTITGALRSRDTDLMIAALRALGTSISGDADTLRVTPAKLGGGTVDCGLAGTVMRFLPPVATLTTGDVAFDGDAQARVRPLRTILDALRGLGADIDGDALPFTVHGKGALRGGPVTIDASGSSQFVSGLLLSAARFDEGLTVHHSGKALPSMPHIEMTVEMLRRADVRVQAPEDSRKAQTWVVEPGPIRAVDWDVEPDLSNATPFLAAAAVTGGEVKIPHWPRLTTQPGDVIREILVRMGAEARVFDGVLTVRGPERLAGIDIDLHDVGELTPTVAALAALADSPSRLRGIAHLRGHETDRLAALSTEINRLGGKVTETEDGLEIVPTPLHGGAWHSYADHRMATAGAILGLRVPGVEIEDIGTTAKTLPNFVSLWEHMLNDGAAH; via the coding sequence ATGGGTCAAGATGGACTGGTGACTTTCTGGCCTGCGCCCCACGTCGATGTCCCGGTACACGCGACCGTCACCCTGCCCGGATCCAAATCCATCACCAATCGCGCCTTGATCCTCGCCGCGCTCGCCGACGGGCCGTCCACGATCACGGGGGCGCTGCGCAGCCGCGACACCGATCTGATGATCGCCGCCCTGCGGGCGCTCGGCACGAGCATTTCCGGTGACGCCGACACGCTGCGCGTCACCCCGGCGAAGCTCGGCGGCGGCACGGTCGATTGCGGGCTGGCGGGCACCGTGATGCGGTTCCTGCCTCCGGTGGCGACGCTGACGACCGGCGACGTGGCCTTCGACGGCGACGCGCAGGCCCGGGTGCGTCCGCTGCGCACCATCCTGGACGCGTTGCGCGGGCTCGGCGCCGACATCGACGGCGACGCGCTGCCGTTCACGGTGCACGGCAAGGGCGCGCTGCGCGGCGGCCCGGTCACCATCGACGCCTCCGGGTCCTCGCAGTTCGTCTCCGGGCTGCTGCTCTCGGCCGCGCGCTTCGACGAGGGACTGACCGTGCACCACAGCGGCAAGGCCCTGCCGTCCATGCCGCACATCGAGATGACCGTGGAGATGCTGCGTCGCGCCGACGTTCGCGTGCAGGCGCCCGAGGACAGCCGCAAGGCGCAGACCTGGGTCGTCGAACCCGGTCCGATCCGCGCCGTCGACTGGGACGTCGAGCCGGACCTGTCCAACGCCACGCCGTTCCTGGCCGCCGCCGCGGTCACCGGCGGCGAGGTGAAGATCCCGCACTGGCCGCGGCTGACCACCCAGCCCGGCGACGTGATCCGCGAGATCCTGGTGCGCATGGGCGCGGAGGCGCGCGTCTTCGACGGCGTGCTCACCGTGCGCGGACCGGAACGACTGGCGGGCATCGACATCGACCTGCACGACGTCGGCGAGCTGACCCCGACGGTCGCCGCGCTGGCCGCGCTGGCCGATTCCCCGTCCCGGCTGCGCGGTATCGCGCACCTGCGCGGGCACGAGACCGACCGGCTCGCCGCGCTGTCCACCGAGATCAACCGCCTCGGCGGCAAGGTCACCGAGACCGAGGACGGGCTGGAGATCGTGCCGACACCGCTGCACGGCGGCGCCTGGCACTCCTACGCCGACCACCGGATGGCCACCGCGGGCGCGATCCTCGGACTGCGGGTGCCCGGCGTGGAGATCGAGGACATCGGCACCACCGCCAAGACGCTGCCGAACTTCGTGTCCCTGTGGGAGCACATGCTGAACGACGGAGCCGCACACTGA